Proteins from a genomic interval of Musa acuminata AAA Group cultivar baxijiao chromosome BXJ1-9, Cavendish_Baxijiao_AAA, whole genome shotgun sequence:
- the LOC135593283 gene encoding putative disease resistance protein RGA3, which translates to MQPEIHRPLNLQHHHILTTIIMVVEALLSSFLEILIGSTKNSVVRQIGGVWGLEEDLEKLERTLLRIQSIVGDAEEQQIKDTAVKNWLTALRDAAYAAEDVLDDFNLETLRKSNRAIENKMMGKVSDFFSSHNPLCFRFKMARKLTEVVKSIDEIVAESRKFNFAVRTQEQTPPTVRQTHSYVVESDVIGRGEEKDEIVKLLIEQQDENEKIAVLPIVGMGGLGKTTLAKLIYQDKRVERHFQLRIWVCVGSVFDLGEILKAIISSATGRQSDLKFMDMLQCSVRDVLAGKRYLLVLDDVWNEDSSKWDDLKALLACGGDGSRVVVTTRSDGVSSMMGTLTTHKLAFLSEEDSWDLFRRRAFPSGEDDDKQQHQNLVEIGKAIVTKCGGLPLAVKALGSMLSYQNDEREWSAIKESNIWDTKVGEGDILPALLLSYNDLPSHLKRCFAFCAIFPKDYEIEVDMLIRLWMGQGFIPSEGTAEPEVKGHRIFMELHKRCFFQDVRRVKERRYIYFLGNIMRDYFRWRNYELEVEGYCSLRTCKMHDLIRDLAQHISGEEGVALLEPCTATAPKKNVHHLSSPGTSSSYKIHETLGKFPALRTLLVRDAYFGKAVDNISRPAKLRVLGFHNLNATMLLNLAQHLKHVRFLDISYSKIAELPEAITTLLNLQTLKLSGCQLLRKLPSKMKNMCNLRHLYLDECTELRDMPEGLGRLSCLHTLSKYIVGVGAGRGIGQLKELNLSGKLEIYGLGKVRDAANAREANLHSKRDLHSLSLCWGVVEWTEKESLSENVETRAENSEVLLEALAPPDGIKALSIWGYGGVRFPTWTSDEQLLSRYQLLVEIHLGGCRNCQHLPSFWQLPSLEVLCLKHMYSLKHIIRGEGGGDCREQTFPALKRLVLEGMPSLEQWWEVEGGGAVEEGKCFPHLVELRISECSKLGSMPRLPSLKFLGMPSGNRMLGSIENLSTLACPLDLR; encoded by the coding sequence GATTCAATCCATCGTTGGAGATGCAGAGGAGCAGCAGATTAAGGACACTGCCGTCAAAAATTGGTTGACGGCACTCAGGGATGCGGCCTACGCTGCAGAGGACGTTCTCGACGACTTTAATCTCGAAACCCTCAGGAAGAGTAACAGAGCAATCGAGAACAAGATGATGGGCAAGGTCAGTGACTTCTTTTCATCCCATAATCCACTTTGTTTTCGATTCAAAATGGCAAGGAAATTGACTGAAGTAGTAAAGAGTATAGATGAGATTGTAGCAGAGAGTCGTAAGTTCAATTTTGCAGTTCGCACACAAGAGCAAACCCCCCCAACTGTACGACAAACACACTCTTATGTCGTGGAATCGGATGTTATTGGTAGAGGCGAGGAGAAGGATGAGATAGTAAAGCTGCTAATAGAACAGCAGGATGAGAATGAGAAGATTGCAGTCCTCCCTATAGTTGGCATGGGAGGATTAGGAAAGACTACCTTAGCTAAACTGATCTACCAAGACAAGCGGGTGGAGCGGCATTTCCAATTGCGTATTTGGGTTTGTGTGGGCTCTGTTTTTGATCTGGGAGAGATTCTTAAAGCGATCATCAGTTCCGCCACTGGGAGACAGAGCGACCTGAAATTTATGGACATGTTACAATGCAGTGTTCGAGATGTATTGGCCGGGAAAAGATATCTGCTTGTGTTAGACGACGTGTGGAATGAAGACTCATCGAAGTGGGACGACTTAAAAGCGCTGTTAGCCTGCGGAGGAGACGGAAGCAGAGTTGTCGTGACCACGCGTAGTGATGGAGTGTCGTCCATGATGGGCACGCTCACCACTCACAAGCTGGCATTCCTATCTGAAGAAGATTCATGGGATTTGTTCAGGAGAAGAGCATTTCCAAGCGGAGAAGATGATGATAAGCAGCAGCATCAAAATCTGGTGGAGATTGGAAAAGCCATTGTAACAAAGTGTGGGGGATTGCCTCTCGCAGTAAAGGCCCTGGGCAGCATGCTGAGCTACCAGAACGATGAAAGGGAGTGGTCTGCTATAAAGGAAAGTAACATCTGGGATACCAAAGTGGGTGAAGGTGATATCCTACCTGCACTGCTTCTGAGTTATAATGACTTGCCTTCGCACCTGAAGCGATGCTTCGCCTTCTGTGCCATATTCCCCAAAGATTACGAGATAGAAGTAGACATGTTGATTCGACTGTGGATGGGTCAGGGGTTTATTCCATCGGAAGGAACAGCAGAACCGGAGGTTAAAGGCCACCGAATTTTCATGGAGCTACACAAGAGATGCTTCTTTCAAGATGTACGCCGAGTTAAAGAACGTAGATACATATACTTCTTGGGTAATATCATGCGTGATTATTTTCGTTGGAGAAATTATGAGTTAGAAGTCGAAGGATATTGCAGTTTGAGAACATGCAAGATGCACGACCTCATTCGTGACCTTGCACAACATATATCAGGGGAAGAAGGTGTTGCGTTGCTAGAGCCATGCACCGCCACAGCACCAAAGAAAAATGTGCATCACTTGTCCTCACCAGGCACCTCCTCGTCTTACAAAATCCACGAGACGCTGGGGAAATTTCCTGCCCTGCGGACGCTACTGGTACGAGATGCATATTTTGGAAAAGCTGTGGACAACATTTCAAGACCGGCCAAATTAAGAGTGTTAGGATTCCATAATTTAAATGCTACGATGTTGCTAAATCTAGCACAACATCTCAAGCATGTCAGATTCCTGGACATTTCTTACTCTAAAATAGCGGAGTTACCTGAAGCTATCACCACGCTGCTCAACTTGCAGACGTTGAAGCTTTCTGGATGTCAACTATTACGGAAGTTGCCAAGTAAGATGAAGAATATGTGTAATCTCAGGCATCTCTATCTCGATGAATGTACGGAGCTGAGGGACATGCCCGAAGGCCTGGGGAGATTAAGCTGCTTGCACACATTGTCAAAATACATCGTGGGTGTTGGTGCTGGGAGAGGAATAGGACAGCTAAAGGAGTTAAACCTTtcaggcaaactagagatatatGGCCTGGGAAAAGTGAGAGATGCTGCAAATGCAAGAGAAGCTAATCTCCATTCTAAACGAGACCTACACTCTTTGTCACTATGTTGGGGAGTTGTCGAATGGACTGAGAAAGAATCACTTTCCGAGAATGTTGAGACGAGAGCTGAGAATAGCGAGGTGTTATTGGAAGCACTGGCACCACCCGACGGCATAAAGGCTCTATCGATCTGGGGCTACGGAGGAGTCAGGTTTCCGACGTGGACATCAGATGAGCAATTGTTGAGTCGGTACCAGCTGCTGGTGGAGATTCATCTCGGTGGATGCAGAAATTGCCAGCATCTCCCTTCGTTTTGGCAGCTGCCCTCGCTCGAGGTGCTCTGTTTAAAACATATGTATTCCCTGAAGCATATCATCCGTGGTGAAGGTGGAGGTGATTGCAGAGAACAAACATTCCCGGCATTGAAAAGGCTGGTTCTGGAGGGGATGCCAAGCTTGGAGCAATGGTGGGAGGTGGAGGGTGGCGGAGCAGTGGAGGAGGGGAAGTGCTTCCCGCACCTTGTTGAGCTAAGAATCTCAGAGTGCTCGAAGTTGGGATCAATGCCACGGTTGCCTTCCCTCAAATTTCTGGGTATGCCGAGCGGCAACAGGATGTTGGGATCGATTGAGAACCTGAGCACATTAGCCTGTCCTCTTGATTTACGCTGA